Proteins encoded together in one Solanum lycopersicum chromosome 7, SLM_r2.1 window:
- the LOC138337551 gene encoding uncharacterized protein: MAAPLNLEEGQSSHRPPRFNGHFYSLWKVRMHDYLMAEDSELWDITLDGPFVPMMEVKDGEKTITVPKPRQKYDDADRKKIEKGFKAKTLLVCGIGPDEYNRVSACESAKEIWDCLLTAHEGTEQVKESKINMLTLRYENFKMKEGETIHDMFTKLSSITNELRSLGEPISMTKQARKVLRILPKSWESKVDAITEAKDLKVLTMDALIGNLKTHEMNRNYDLSKKEIKKDKSLMLKYKSDEDSSDDDDMAYLISRFQKIVRKNKMYKRGTNGTRNAAQGDTCYKCGKSGHFIRECPLLKNENKEHQKHRVDKENRRDLVPCNRDRKATADMVVKRALAAWGDSSSDSEDPDEPKDVSMVAVHEDKTIFNEMFALMAHTENEEEDNQVTLFDMKNDLDKYSLKKLRTLAKVMLDSVIELTSERDTIIAELEILTENKGQFEDTMSRMVSLELKNSELKNQLCQITEEAENLNGKPNSLQAEIQEKLKNSEKNLSLSLEKNNKLE; the protein is encoded by the coding sequence ATGGCAGCTCCACTTAACCTCGAAGAAGGTCAGTCATCACACAGacctcctcgtttcaatggacatttctacagtttgtggaaagttagaatgcatgACTATCTCATGGCTGAAGATAGCGAGTTATGGGATATTACACTAGATGGACCCTTTGTTCCAATGATGGAAGTAAAGGATGGAGAAAAGACCATTACTGTTCCGAAGCCCAGGCAGAAATATGATGATGCTGacaggaaaaagattgaaaagggtttcaaagctaaaactcttctggtctgtgggataggacctgatgagtacAACAGAGTGTCAGCCTGTGAGTCTGCTAAAGAAATTTGGGATTGCTTGTTGACTGCacatgaaggaactgaacaagtcaaagaatccAAGATTAACATGCTCACCTTACGATAtgagaacttcaaaatgaaggaaggagaaactatacatgacatgttcaccaagttgtcttccattacaaatgagctgcgaagtttgggtgaacctataagcatgacCAAACAAGCCAGGAAAGTGCTTCGAATTCTTCCAAAGTCTTGGGAGAGCAAAGTTGATGCCATTACAGAAGCTAAAGACTTGAAGGTGCTGACCATGGATGCCTTGATTGGTAATCTTAAAacacatgagatgaatcgaaactatgatttgtcaaaaaaagaaatcaagaagGACAAAtcattgatgttgaagtataaatcagatgaagattcaagtgatgatgatgatatggcatatCTTATCAGTAGATTTCAAAAGATtgtgagaaaaaacaaaatgtataaaagaggaacaaatgggACTCGAAATGCTGCTCAAGGAGATACttgctacaagtgtggaaaatCTGGACACTTCATCAGAGAGTGTCCTTTActcaagaatgaaaacaaggAACATCAAAAACACAGGGTTGACAAAGAAAAcagaagggacctggtaccttGTAACAGAGATCGTAAAGCTACTGCTGATATGGTTGTCAAAAGggctcttgctgcatggggGGATTCTTCTAGTGACTCAGAAGATCCTGATGAGCCAAAAGATGTGTCGATGGTTGCTGTGCACGAGGATAAAACTatcttcaatgaaatgtttgctctcatggcacacacagaaaatgaagaagaagacaatcAGGTAACTCTTTTTGACatgaaaaatgacttggataaatattctcttaaaaaattgagaacctTGGCAAAAGTCATGTTAGATTCTGTGATAGAGTTAACATCTGAAAGAGATACCATAATTGCggaacttgaaattttaactgaaaacaaagGTCAATTTGAAGACACAATGTCAAGAATGGTGTCTCTAGAGTTAAAAAACTCTGAACTTAAGAACCAGTTGTGTCAGAttactgaagaagctgaaaatctGAATGGAAAGCCAAATAGTCTGCAagctgaaattcaagaaaaattgaaaaactctgaGAAAAATCTTAGTTTGTCACTTGAAAAGAATAACAAATTAGAATAG